CTGAGGTACGAGAATCATTGTTTTGGTACATGTTTGAAAGCATGTATAACGAACGTCAAGGATAAACGATATTGTAGAGTATTAGTAAAATAGTGTCATGGAATGTGATATTTGGAGTGTATAGGAAAACCCAACCAATATTTCATCGGATGCGGCAACTTTATATGCCTGATCCTTCACGAGTTGATCAAGTGATGTGGAGAAATGGTGACGATGAGGCCCGACTGGCCGCACTACTGGCCTGAATAGCATCATTCAAACTGCCTCGCGAATGATTTTGGAAAGGGTACTGAGAAAGGGTAGTCCGAAAGCCGACTCATGTAATTATGCAATGGACTGGAACCCCAAGACCGGCTACCCAAACAATCCTAGTATTTATGCCTTGGAGGGGGTATGTTATACACTTGCATTGGTGTCAAAAAGCTCATCAACACATGGGCCTGTACCCGGAATGTGTTCCAGCCGCCGGTTGCAGGGGCGCTGAGCAGGGCGCTGAAGAGTGATGCGGGTGAGACGGATGAACCATGTTTCACACGGCATCCCTAGTAATGGGCTAGTTTGTGGTTGGAAACCGCCAAGACCTACCCAATCCCTGCCGTTTACTCTTTGCGCTACTTCAAGGGGCGGCACTGGCTTATCAGGTTGTATGCCACACGGAACGGGTTCGTTCAAGTTGTTCACATTGCCAAATAGCGGTGTGCTCACCCCGCAGCGATGCCTGGAGATGTTGCCCTTACGTGTTCACTGTGTCGGCACTGATGTGCAACACTCAGAGCTATTCGGCTTGTACGTTCTAATATTACCTGTACATATTGAAGTCTGTGGATAGTATGACACGCATGTTGTTCTACGCGATGGCTGAGCGTGTACCATACACGGTAACCGCATCCGTTAAGCGGGCCGCTGTCTCATCCTTCAGGCACGCAGGGCTCCAGCGGCACAGACCGTAGTCGCACCAAGCGCCCATGCATCAAACGAGCTAAACTTTATACTGAATTGACGGGTGGCACCATTGAGAGTGTACATCCTGGCTCGCTCAAATCCCAGCCTTATGATCGTCCGTAATCGAGACGAGCCCGAGGACCAATCCGCCAGTTCGCCAGGGTATTGAAACTCACCGCTGACTCTATTCGAAATGGATCGTATTCACGAAAGCGTTGGTGGTTCGCCTGTTTGTTTTTTAAGTGAGATCAAGACGAATTGTGAAGATAATGGATTGATGGAGTTGGGCCAGTTGGTGGTCAAGGCAGGAAGCTTGAAAAGGCTTGAATGACGAATTTTGGGCCCTGTTTTCTCAACCTTGCTTCCCCTTTTTTAACATAAGCAAATCTAGTATATCTGTTAGGCCAATTACTTATTGCTGGTTGGCCATGTACATATTCAGCCAGCATTAGACGGACGGTTCATGAAGGCAGCGACTTGTCACAAATAACGCATGCATATAAGAGACTTATGTTCAACAGTTTGTGCCGCTTCGATGGCCTCAGAACACCAGTATCCTGTTAATTATTATCTAACATGGTAGATCAGATCAGGCTTCGCTGGATCCATCTTTACAAGCTCAGAGCACCGCTGGGTCAAATGCGGCTGCAGCTTTAAAACCTTTCACTGACTCTAGCACCAGCCTGCACTACTGGCATCGCCTACGCGACTCCAATTTAAGACCGTAGGTTCCGGGATACGGAAGTGTCGTGTCTGTGGACTCTACGCAAGGTTGGTCTCTGCAGATGCAACCGATTTTGCTACGCCTCTTCCACCCCGGAGCCTTTGCTCACTGCCGCAGCACAAGCGACCTACGTCAGCATCAGCATGTTAGCTTTCAAGAAAATTCCCATTCTTGATCCTAATTTCAGCCGCTAGGTGTTCGTATTGTCACACATCAACTCTAGCACGGGGGCCTCAGTCAGATATCAGCGGAGCGGTGAAGAAACAACAAACGGATGACTATTCAGAGGGATGAGGCTCTGATTTGTTACCGGACTTGTACTATTTCCTTTTGGCCTCATCATTGCGCCGTGGATAAGAGCACAGCGCTATCAACCAACTCATTGTGTATCCCGCATATTTTTACTGCTGAACCCAGTTTCATATCGTACCCCTGCCGCAGGGCTGTTGTGTGCTTGACAGCTGCCAGAGCTTGTCCTATCCCTGTAATCCCCTCTTTCCGCTTCATGGACTTCTATTAATGGCACTGAATTATCTGGCTACATATCAGACATGCCAAGTTCGCCAATACTTCCATGGTCAGCTACTTGCGGTGTGCACACTACATCGATTTTACTGGTTGTTTGTAACTGTATGATTGATGAGGCCGCCAAAGCGGTCTCGATTAAATCATCAAGGCATATACAGTTTGTTCGTCCTTGTAACCGGTGTACATATCAAGATATCCGAGCACTCTCGAGCCACCAGACGAATGTCCTAGTTACAATAGCGTCCATAGAACTGACGATCTGTTGTCCCTTCACTCCTGCTTCTCTCCCGTCTTTCGCGCTGATGCCTGGTATCTAGCTTCCATGTTCTTGGTTAAGGAAATACTGCATAAGCGATGCTTCCACTGTTGGTTTTGCTGCAGACTGGCGCATCCAAAGTATGAGCACCGCGGCTCATCTGAGGGCATGTCTAGTCAGTCTCAAGTTAGCGCGAGCAGGGACGGGATGCAATGCAAACTGGCGTTTCCATAACCTTCCGGGCTCATAGCACCCTTGTTTACCAAAATGACTCCAGGGATTATACAAACCAATTTGGCACGGTCCAGTGCCAAGCTTGACGACGCATGTGGCGCTTCAGGGGTTCATGGTTGTCAATTTAAAGGCCTTACCAGCCACGTTGCAGGCTACCAGTCCCGCCTTTGCAACCCGTTGTAATATATGCAACAAGGATCCAGAGCAAACACGGACCTCAGCTAGCTCAAATAGATCCTCATTATTGGACGTCTCCCGCCACCAGATGCTATTAACGGGGCGCAAACTAGGGCCCGAATTGTGGAGGACTCCGAGGGAAACGGAAGAACCCTTGTTCATGCAAAATCCCAGTCACCACCTAAACTATTGCGTACTTGGCAGCCGCCTCAGGGTACCTCCTCTCGTTACGCTTCTGTGCGCATGACACTGATGTCTTCTCTTTGCGTTTCACATGCTTCTCTCGATGATACTGAAGTTCAAGAGTTTGTACAGCTTCGAAGATCATGATCCATCTCGACACGCCTACAACTTTGCTGGGTCACAAATGCAGCTACAGCTTGATAGTTCTCACTGACTCTAAGGCCAGCCTGCACTTCTGGCCTCAGTTACGCGCTTCCAAGTTGAGGCCGCAGGATCCTGGGACACAGAAGTCTCGTGTGTGTGGACTTTTTGCAAGGTCGACCTTTGTAGATGCGGCCGATGTTGCTGCCCCTGTCCTTCACCCAGAGCTTTTGCTTGCTGTCTCGTTGCGAGCGACCTACGCCAGAGTCAGGCTGTCCGTCACCTTTTCCAACCGCCAATTGGCCACATTGTTACACGTCAATTGTAGCAAGGGATCCTCAACCAGTCATCCATGGAGCGGT
This genomic interval from Fusarium oxysporum f. sp. lycopersici 4287 chromosome 3, whole genome shotgun sequence contains the following:
- a CDS encoding hypothetical protein (At least one base has a quality score < 10), translating into MFNNQASLDPSLQAQSTAGSNAAAALKPFTDSSTSLHYWHRLRDSNLRPCNRFCYASSTPEPLLTAAAQATYVSISMLAFKKIPILDPNFSR